The following coding sequences lie in one Pectobacterium sp. A5351 genomic window:
- a CDS encoding glycosyltransferase family 32 protein → MKIPKKIHQIYTKGINKLPEEILVSIEQLKEMNPTWEYFFYDEKRIIEYIDKHYGKEMLNLYLSIEPKYGAARADLFRYLLIYIEGGVYLDIKSSCLNPLNDAIAEDCEILLCSWDNKACGCDKNMGIHKELGFLKCGEYQQWNITSVPRSPYIKSVIDEVIHRLKIYKPWIYGVGMKGVLNTTGPIPFSIGIEKIKKTDFFHHEENHRNIGFKYRNVTNEIINKFNRNHYSKLKDSIVILEGKDKLYYRLWLFFIYPLQRLKKNIINESKGVIRKMKRILRKNSK, encoded by the coding sequence ATGAAAATACCTAAGAAGATTCATCAAATATACACAAAAGGCATAAATAAACTGCCTGAAGAAATTTTAGTATCTATAGAACAATTAAAAGAGATGAATCCAACGTGGGAATACTTTTTTTATGATGAAAAAAGAATAATTGAATATATAGACAAGCATTATGGAAAAGAGATGCTGAATCTCTATTTAAGCATCGAACCAAAGTATGGTGCAGCTAGGGCTGATTTATTTCGCTATTTATTGATTTATATCGAAGGCGGTGTTTACCTCGATATTAAAAGCTCGTGTTTGAACCCACTTAATGATGCCATTGCAGAAGATTGTGAGATATTGCTATGCAGTTGGGACAATAAAGCGTGTGGTTGTGATAAAAACATGGGGATACACAAAGAGTTGGGTTTCTTAAAATGTGGGGAATATCAACAATGGAACATAACCTCAGTACCCAGGTCTCCTTATATCAAATCTGTAATAGACGAAGTTATTCATAGATTAAAAATTTACAAACCTTGGATTTATGGTGTAGGAATGAAAGGCGTATTAAATACTACAGGCCCAATTCCATTTTCCATTGGCATTGAAAAAATCAAGAAAACCGATTTTTTCCATCATGAAGAAAACCATCGGAACATCGGATTTAAATACCGTAATGTTACCAACGAGATAATAAATAAATTTAATAGAAACCATTACAGCAAATTAAAAGACTCCATTGTTATTCTGGAAGGAAAAGATAAATTATATTATCGATTATGGTTATTTTTTATTTATCCACTGCAACGACTAAAGAAAAATATTATTAATGAAAGCAAAGGTGTTATAAGAAAAATGAAACGTATCTTACGCAAAAACTCAAAATAG
- the waaA gene encoding lipid IV(A) 3-deoxy-D-manno-octulosonic acid transferase, whose product MLQTLYTIILYLIQPLIWLRLWLRGRKAPAYRRRWGERYGFCAEKVKPDGIMLHSVSVGETLAAIPLVRALRHRYPNLPITVTTMTPTGSERVRSAFGDTVYHVYLPYDLPSALKRFFDQVRPKIVIIMETELWPNLIAELHKRDIPLVIANARLSERSAAGYKKIGKLMRHILQRITLVAAQNQEDGNRFIDLGLKRSSLKVTGSLKFDISVTPELAARAVTLRRQWAPRRPVWIATSTHEGEEAIVLAAHRQLLSTYPDLLLILVPRHPERFATTQSLAENLGFTYTLRSSGEQPSASTQVVIGDTMGELMLLYGIADLAFVGGSLVERGGHNPLEAAAHAIPVLMGPHTFNFKDICNKLDQADGLITVTDADSLGKEVGKLLADEDYRLYYGRHAVEVLHQNQGALQMLLTLLEPYLPQRTQ is encoded by the coding sequence ATGCTACAAACTCTCTACACCATTATCCTGTATCTCATCCAACCGTTGATTTGGCTTCGCCTGTGGCTTCGTGGCCGCAAAGCACCCGCCTATCGTCGGCGCTGGGGTGAACGTTACGGCTTTTGTGCAGAGAAGGTTAAACCAGACGGTATCATGCTGCATTCGGTGTCGGTGGGTGAAACGCTGGCTGCCATTCCCTTAGTAAGGGCTCTGCGCCATCGTTACCCCAATCTGCCGATCACAGTAACCACCATGACACCAACTGGCTCTGAGCGCGTACGCTCCGCTTTTGGTGATACGGTCTATCACGTTTACCTGCCTTATGATTTGCCCAGTGCTCTGAAACGCTTTTTTGACCAGGTTCGTCCGAAAATCGTCATCATTATGGAAACAGAGCTATGGCCAAACCTAATTGCAGAGCTGCATAAACGTGACATTCCGCTGGTTATTGCAAACGCAAGGCTGTCAGAGCGATCTGCGGCGGGTTATAAGAAAATAGGGAAGCTAATGCGCCATATCTTGCAGCGCATCACCCTCGTTGCCGCACAGAATCAGGAAGACGGGAATCGATTTATCGATCTTGGCCTGAAGCGCTCAAGCCTGAAAGTAACTGGCAGTCTTAAATTTGATATTTCCGTGACACCGGAACTGGCGGCACGAGCGGTGACATTACGCCGACAATGGGCACCACGCCGCCCGGTATGGATCGCCACCAGTACACACGAAGGCGAAGAAGCGATCGTTCTGGCCGCTCACAGGCAGTTGCTTAGTACCTACCCTGATTTATTACTGATTCTTGTGCCTCGCCATCCGGAACGTTTCGCCACCACTCAATCATTGGCGGAAAATCTGGGATTCACCTACACGCTGCGCAGCAGTGGTGAACAGCCTTCAGCCAGCACTCAGGTCGTGATTGGGGACACCATGGGTGAGCTGATGCTGTTGTACGGCATCGCCGATCTGGCTTTTGTCGGTGGAAGTTTGGTTGAACGAGGCGGGCATAATCCACTAGAAGCCGCAGCCCATGCTATTCCGGTATTGATGGGGCCACACACGTTCAATTTCAAAGACATCTGTAACAAGCTAGATCAGGCCGACGGATTGATTACCGTGACCGATGCAGACTCGCTTGGAAAAGAAGTAGGGAAACTGCTCGCTGACGAAGACTATCGTCTCTACTATGGTCGACATGCCGTGGAAGTGTTACACCAAAACCAGGGCGCACTACAGATGCTGCTTACGCTCCTGGAACCTTATTTGCCCCAGCGGACGCAGTAA
- the coaD gene encoding pantetheine-phosphate adenylyltransferase, producing MTTKAIYPGTFDPLTNGHLDLLTRASRLFDHVVLAIAASPSKRTLFTLDERVALAKGATQHLSNVDVIGFSDLMAHFAQQQNATILVRGLRAVADFEYELQLAKMNHHLMPTLESVFLMPSEEWSFISSSLVKEVARHGGDVSHFLPDAIVSALQSKLSKTI from the coding sequence ATGACAACCAAAGCGATTTATCCTGGAACGTTCGATCCATTAACCAATGGTCACTTGGATTTACTGACGCGTGCATCACGGCTGTTCGATCATGTGGTACTGGCCATCGCCGCCAGTCCAAGTAAGCGCACGCTTTTCACACTGGATGAACGCGTGGCGCTGGCAAAAGGGGCGACACAGCATTTATCGAATGTCGACGTTATCGGCTTCAGCGATCTCATGGCACACTTCGCACAGCAGCAAAACGCCACTATCCTCGTACGCGGTTTGCGAGCCGTTGCCGATTTCGAATATGAACTCCAGCTCGCGAAAATGAATCATCACCTGATGCCTACGCTCGAAAGCGTTTTTCTGATGCCATCGGAAGAGTGGTCGTTTATTTCATCTTCCCTAGTCAAAGAAGTCGCTCGTCACGGCGGTGACGTATCACATTTCTTACCCGATGCCATCGTTAGTGCGTTGCAAAGCAAACTATCAAAGACGATATAG
- a CDS encoding glycosyltransferase, translating into MSRVDISVIVPIYNCEEFIEPLFSSLLAQDNVSFEIIAVNDGSTDDSLVKLNEIGKSTTNLIIISQENRGLSEARNTGIQHANGEWIAFVDGDDWLEKDTLSTWFEKAKEQRLDLLIGNGFKFSESPEREIKEPLQTKQPWGEVTSGDEWIIRSVKNNEWCHFAWLQLIRRDIILLNKLKFIPGMMHEDILWTANLALVAKRVGFCEKMGYGYRVGNTNSITKSSSIEKITRRANSYIDIMQGLISLAVQNKDNATLNKALIRHANRESRHFFGMLRKKISSPDIRKPLAQKFLATGIGWNLFKGMGSLNDFWYAVRFNFTVYLYSTKK; encoded by the coding sequence ATGAGTCGTGTGGATATTAGCGTCATTGTTCCTATCTATAACTGCGAAGAGTTTATCGAGCCTCTTTTTTCGTCGTTGCTTGCCCAGGATAATGTCTCTTTTGAAATTATTGCGGTCAATGATGGTTCCACGGATGACAGCCTTGTGAAATTGAATGAGATAGGCAAGTCGACTACAAATCTGATTATTATAAGTCAGGAAAATAGAGGATTATCTGAAGCGAGAAATACGGGGATTCAGCACGCGAATGGTGAATGGATCGCATTTGTTGATGGCGATGATTGGTTGGAAAAAGACACGCTATCGACGTGGTTCGAAAAAGCGAAGGAACAGCGTCTTGATTTATTGATAGGTAACGGTTTTAAGTTTAGCGAAAGCCCTGAGCGAGAAATAAAAGAGCCTCTTCAGACCAAACAACCATGGGGTGAGGTAACCAGCGGAGACGAGTGGATCATTCGTAGTGTAAAAAATAACGAATGGTGCCACTTTGCTTGGTTGCAGCTAATACGCCGCGATATCATTTTACTGAATAAGTTAAAATTTATTCCAGGCATGATGCATGAAGACATTCTATGGACGGCGAATTTAGCGTTGGTAGCCAAGCGAGTCGGTTTCTGTGAAAAAATGGGTTATGGCTATCGCGTTGGCAATACGAATTCGATCACAAAATCATCATCCATTGAGAAAATAACACGTAGAGCAAACAGCTATATTGATATCATGCAGGGGCTGATTTCTCTCGCGGTTCAGAACAAAGATAACGCTACTTTAAATAAAGCGTTAATTCGTCATGCTAACCGAGAGAGTCGCCATTTTTTTGGTATGTTGCGTAAAAAAATATCATCGCCTGATATCCGGAAACCATTAGCCCAAAAATTTCTTGCTACGGGGATTGGTTGGAATTTATTTAAGGGGATGGGCTCATTGAATGATTTTTGGTATGCCGTACGTTTCAATTTTACGGTTTACCTCTATTCAACGAAAAAATGA
- the mutM gene encoding bifunctional DNA-formamidopyrimidine glycosylase/DNA-(apurinic or apyrimidinic site) lyase: MPELPEVETSRRGISPYLVDHTILYAEVRNTRLRWPVSAEILSLSDEPVLSVRRRAKYLLIELTRGWIIVHLGMSGSLRVLPEYSEPEKHDHVDLVMDSGKVLRYTDPRRFGAWLWTDNPETCSVLAHLGPEPLEAEFSADYLYQSSRGKKAAIKQWIMDNKVVVGVGNIYASESLFAAGIHPDRAAGSLNENDAAVLVNVIKQVLQLSIEQGGTTLRDFLQSDGKPGYFAQELRVYGRNGEPCRTCGTPIETAKHGQRSTFFCRRCQK; encoded by the coding sequence ATGCCTGAATTACCTGAGGTTGAAACCAGTCGTCGGGGGATTTCACCCTATCTTGTCGATCATACCATTCTGTATGCTGAGGTCAGGAATACGCGCCTGCGCTGGCCGGTATCGGCTGAGATCCTCTCGCTGAGCGATGAGCCGGTGCTCAGCGTGCGTCGGCGGGCAAAATACCTGCTGATTGAACTGACTCGCGGCTGGATTATTGTGCATCTCGGCATGTCGGGCAGCCTGCGGGTACTGCCGGAATATAGCGAGCCGGAGAAACACGATCATGTTGATTTGGTGATGGACAGTGGCAAAGTGCTGCGTTACACCGATCCCCGGCGCTTTGGCGCCTGGCTGTGGACGGATAATCCAGAAACCTGCTCGGTATTGGCGCATCTGGGGCCGGAGCCGTTAGAGGCGGAATTCTCTGCGGACTATCTCTATCAGTCCTCGCGCGGTAAAAAAGCGGCAATCAAACAGTGGATTATGGATAACAAAGTGGTGGTTGGCGTAGGCAATATCTATGCGAGCGAATCGCTGTTTGCTGCGGGTATCCACCCTGACAGAGCCGCCGGATCGTTAAATGAAAACGATGCAGCCGTATTAGTGAACGTGATTAAACAGGTGCTACAGCTTTCGATTGAGCAAGGTGGAACGACGCTGCGCGACTTTTTGCAGTCAGACGGTAAGCCCGGCTATTTCGCTCAGGAACTGCGAGTCTATGGCCGCAATGGTGAACCTTGCCGGACATGTGGGACGCCGATCGAAACCGCGAAACACGGGCAACGCAGTACATTTTTCTGTCGCCGCTGCCAGAAGTAA
- the rpmG gene encoding 50S ribosomal protein L33 produces MAKGVREKIKLVSSAGTGHFYTTTKNKRTKPEKLELKKFDPVVRQHVVYKEAKIK; encoded by the coding sequence ATGGCTAAGGGTGTTCGCGAGAAGATCAAGCTGGTTTCTTCTGCTGGTACTGGTCACTTCTATACCACTACGAAGAACAAACGTACTAAACCGGAAAAATTGGAACTGAAGAAATTCGATCCAGTTGTTCGTCAGCACGTTGTCTACAAAGAAGCTAAAATTAAGTAA
- the rpmB gene encoding 50S ribosomal protein L28, whose product MSRVCQVTGKRPVAGNNRSHALNATKRRFLPNLHSHRFWVEGEKRFVTLRVSAKGMRVIDKKGIETVLADLRARGEKY is encoded by the coding sequence ATGTCCCGAGTCTGCCAAGTTACTGGCAAGCGTCCGGTGGCCGGGAACAACCGTTCCCACGCACTGAATGCGACCAAACGCCGTTTTCTGCCGAACCTGCATTCACACCGTTTCTGGGTTGAAGGCGAGAAGCGCTTTGTAACACTGCGTGTATCTGCTAAAGGTATGCGTGTTATTGATAAGAAGGGTATTGAGACGGTTCTGGCCGATCTGCGTGCCCGTGGTGAAAAGTATTAA
- the radC gene encoding RadC family protein, whose amino-acid sequence MGWEKGLAPREKLVRLGAESLTDAELLAIFLRTGLPGVHVMQLAEALLAQFGSLYQLMTADQSAFHTAKGVGISKYTQIKAIAELSRRLFFSRLAKEDAMLNPQATGQYLQLLLSRREREVFLVLFLDNQHHVIRHQEMFVGTINSVEVHPREIVREALKANAAALILAHNHPSGKAEPSQADRAITEQIVKACQLMEIRVLDHLVIGHGEYVSFAERGWI is encoded by the coding sequence ATGGGTTGGGAAAAGGGATTGGCACCGCGTGAAAAACTGGTGCGTTTAGGGGCTGAATCGCTGACGGATGCGGAACTGTTGGCGATTTTTTTACGCACAGGGTTGCCAGGCGTGCATGTGATGCAGCTGGCGGAAGCGTTGTTGGCGCAATTCGGGTCGTTATATCAGCTGATGACAGCCGATCAATCCGCATTTCATACCGCCAAAGGCGTAGGAATATCGAAATATACGCAAATCAAGGCGATTGCAGAGCTGTCGCGTAGGTTGTTTTTTTCTCGTCTGGCGAAAGAGGATGCGATGCTGAACCCTCAGGCGACAGGCCAGTATTTGCAGTTGCTCTTGTCTCGGCGCGAGCGTGAGGTCTTTTTAGTCCTGTTTTTAGACAATCAGCATCACGTTATTCGCCATCAGGAGATGTTTGTTGGTACGATTAACAGCGTGGAAGTACACCCGCGTGAAATTGTGCGTGAAGCGCTAAAGGCAAATGCCGCGGCGTTGATTTTGGCGCATAATCACCCGTCGGGAAAAGCGGAGCCGAGTCAGGCGGATCGTGCGATAACCGAACAGATTGTTAAAGCCTGTCAGTTAATGGAGATCCGCGTGCTCGATCATTTGGTTATTGGGCATGGCGAATACGTTTCTTTTGCCGAACGCGGCTGGATTTAA
- the coaBC gene encoding bifunctional phosphopantothenoylcysteine decarboxylase/phosphopantothenate--cysteine ligase CoaBC, producing the protein MAHLLTFNRTMMMTEFSSLNALVGKRIVLGISGGIAAYKCPELVRRLRDAGADVRVVMTSAAKAFITPLTLQAVSGYPVSDDLLDPAAEASMGHIELGKWADLVILAPATADLIARVAAGMANDLLTTLCLATSAPIAVVPAMNQQMYRAEPTQDNLRTLAARGLPIWGPDSGSQACGDVGPGRMIDPLEVVGLAQRHFSAINDLQHLNILVTAGPTREALDPVRFITNHSSGKMGFAIAQAAAARGAKVTLVSGPVSLATPQGVTRIDVGSALEMEHAVMEHAAQQHIVIGCAAVADYRAKHIADEKIKKQNQQGDEMTLTLVKNPDIIAGVAAMTKNRPYVVGFAAETQNVEEYARQKLARKKLDLICANNVSLSGHGFNSETNALHLFWQGGDVPLPQCDKRLLGQKLIDEIISRYDEKNRR; encoded by the coding sequence ATGGCACATCTTCTGACTTTCAATCGGACCATGATGATGACGGAATTTTCCAGCCTGAATGCACTCGTCGGCAAACGAATCGTGCTGGGTATCAGCGGCGGCATCGCCGCGTACAAGTGCCCGGAACTGGTACGGCGCCTGCGCGATGCCGGAGCCGACGTACGGGTTGTCATGACATCTGCCGCTAAAGCTTTCATCACTCCGCTGACGCTACAAGCTGTCTCCGGTTATCCGGTATCAGACGACCTGCTTGACCCCGCGGCGGAAGCCTCAATGGGCCACATTGAACTGGGGAAATGGGCTGATTTAGTCATTCTCGCTCCGGCCACCGCCGATCTGATCGCTCGCGTCGCAGCCGGTATGGCGAACGACCTGCTGACCACCCTTTGTCTGGCGACCTCTGCCCCCATCGCCGTTGTCCCTGCGATGAATCAGCAGATGTACCGCGCAGAGCCCACGCAAGACAACCTGCGCACGCTGGCCGCTCGGGGTTTGCCGATCTGGGGACCGGATAGCGGTAGCCAGGCGTGTGGCGATGTTGGGCCAGGCCGTATGATCGACCCGCTGGAAGTTGTTGGGCTGGCGCAGCGTCATTTTTCTGCCATCAACGATCTGCAACATCTGAACATTCTGGTCACCGCCGGGCCGACGAGAGAAGCGCTGGACCCGGTTCGCTTTATCACCAATCACAGCTCCGGGAAAATGGGCTTTGCTATCGCGCAGGCCGCGGCAGCTCGTGGCGCGAAAGTCACACTGGTGAGCGGTCCGGTGTCACTCGCCACGCCGCAGGGCGTCACACGTATTGATGTCGGCAGCGCGTTGGAGATGGAGCACGCGGTAATGGAACACGCGGCCCAGCAGCACATTGTGATCGGCTGCGCGGCGGTTGCTGACTATCGCGCCAAACATATCGCCGATGAGAAGATTAAAAAACAGAACCAGCAGGGCGATGAAATGACTCTCACTCTGGTTAAAAATCCAGATATTATCGCCGGTGTCGCCGCCATGACGAAAAATCGTCCTTATGTTGTCGGGTTTGCTGCCGAAACCCAGAATGTGGAAGAATACGCCCGGCAAAAACTGGCGCGTAAAAAGCTGGACCTGATTTGCGCGAACAACGTCTCTCTTTCCGGGCATGGTTTTAACAGTGAAACCAATGCGTTACACCTTTTTTGGCAAGGAGGAGACGTACCGTTGCCACAGTGTGACAAACGTCTTCTTGGCCAAAAATTAATCGACGAGATTATCAGCCGTTATGATGAAAAAAATCGACGTTAA
- the dut gene encoding dUTP diphosphatase: MMKKIDVKIVDPRVGQQFPLPTYATPGSAGLDLRACLDQAIELKAGETTLIPTGLAIHIADTGLAAVILPRSGLGHKHGVVLGNLVGLIDSDYQGQLMVSVWNRGQQAFTVEPGERIAQMVFVPVVQAEFNLVNDFVGSERGEGGFGHSGRS; this comes from the coding sequence ATGATGAAAAAAATCGACGTTAAGATTGTTGACCCACGCGTTGGGCAGCAATTTCCGTTACCAACCTATGCGACACCGGGTTCTGCCGGGCTCGATCTGCGTGCCTGTCTGGATCAGGCGATTGAACTCAAAGCAGGGGAAACTACGCTAATCCCAACCGGACTGGCGATTCACATTGCCGATACCGGACTCGCGGCGGTGATCCTTCCTCGTTCTGGGCTGGGCCACAAGCATGGCGTGGTACTGGGGAATCTGGTTGGGCTGATTGATTCGGACTATCAGGGGCAACTGATGGTGTCCGTCTGGAATCGTGGTCAACAAGCATTTACGGTTGAGCCTGGCGAGCGCATCGCGCAGATGGTCTTTGTGCCCGTCGTTCAGGCCGAATTTAATCTGGTCAACGATTTCGTCGGCAGCGAACGTGGAGAAGGCGGCTTCGGCCACTCCGGCCGTAGCTAA
- the slmA gene encoding nucleoid occlusion factor SlmA — MAEKESTKRNRREEILQALAQMLESSDGSQRITTAKLAANVGVSEAALYRHFPSKTRMFDSLIEFIEDSLTTRINLILQDEKETFNRLRLILLLILGFAERNPGLTRIMTGHALMFEQDRLQDRINQLFERIESQLRQVLREHKLRGGQGFQHDETLLASQLLAFCEGMLSRFIRSEFRYRPTQEFDTRWPLLAAQLN; from the coding sequence ATGGCAGAAAAAGAAAGTACGAAAAGGAACCGCCGCGAGGAAATTTTGCAGGCGCTGGCACAGATGCTGGAATCCAGCGACGGCAGCCAACGCATCACCACGGCAAAACTGGCTGCGAACGTTGGCGTGTCCGAAGCGGCACTCTACCGGCATTTCCCCAGTAAAACGCGGATGTTTGATAGCCTGATTGAATTTATTGAGGATAGCCTGACCACCCGCATTAACCTGATTCTGCAAGACGAAAAAGAAACGTTTAATCGTCTTCGTCTGATTTTGCTGCTTATTTTGGGGTTTGCGGAACGGAATCCGGGTCTGACTCGCATCATGACCGGCCACGCGCTGATGTTTGAACAGGACCGCTTGCAGGATCGCATCAACCAGTTGTTTGAGCGTATTGAATCGCAGCTACGTCAGGTGTTACGCGAGCATAAGCTGCGCGGCGGACAAGGTTTTCAGCATGACGAAACGCTGTTGGCCAGCCAGTTGCTGGCATTTTGTGAAGGGATGCTGTCGCGCTTTATTCGCTCTGAATTCCGCTATCGCCCGACGCAGGAATTCGACACCCGTTGGCCGCTGTTAGCCGCCCAACTGAACTAA
- the pyrE gene encoding orotate phosphoribosyltransferase, translated as MKAYQRQFIEFALSKQVLKFGEFTLKSGRISPYFFNAGLFNTGRDLALLGRFYAEALVDSGVEFDLLFGPAYKGIPIATTAAVALAEHHDRDLPYCFNRKEAKDHGEGGSLVGSPLQGRVMLVDDVITAGTAIRESMAIISAHGATLAGVMIALDRQERGRADLSAIQEVERDYQCKVISIITLKDLITYLAEKPDMAAHLDAVKAYREQYGI; from the coding sequence ATGAAAGCCTACCAGCGCCAGTTTATTGAGTTTGCACTCAGCAAGCAGGTATTGAAGTTCGGCGAATTTACCCTGAAATCCGGGCGCATCAGCCCCTATTTCTTCAATGCCGGGCTGTTTAATACCGGGCGCGATCTGGCCTTACTGGGGCGTTTTTATGCCGAAGCGCTGGTTGATTCCGGTGTAGAGTTCGACCTGCTGTTCGGGCCGGCTTACAAAGGCATTCCGATTGCTACCACCGCTGCGGTAGCGCTGGCAGAACATCACGATCGCGACCTGCCATACTGCTTTAACCGCAAAGAAGCCAAAGATCACGGCGAGGGCGGTAGTCTGGTCGGCAGCCCATTACAGGGCCGCGTGATGCTGGTGGATGACGTAATTACGGCAGGAACGGCGATTCGCGAGTCTATGGCGATCATCAGTGCACATGGGGCGACGCTGGCGGGTGTGATGATTGCGCTGGATCGTCAGGAACGCGGTCGTGCTGATTTATCCGCGATTCAGGAAGTTGAACGCGACTATCAGTGCAAGGTGATTTCGATTATTACGCTGAAGGATTTGATTACTTATCTGGCGGAAAAACCGGATATGGCGGCGCATCTGGATGCGGTGAAAGCCTATCGTGAGCAGTACGGGATTTAA
- the rph gene encoding ribonuclease PH produces MRPTGRSAQQVRPLKLTRHYTKHAEGSVLVEFGDTKVLCNATVEEGVPRFLKGQGQGWVTAEYGMLPRATHSRNAREAAKGKQGGRTLEIQRLIARSLRAAIDLKVLGEYTITLDCDVLQADGGTRTASITGACVALADALNQMVANGKLKKNPMKGMVAAVSVGIVNGEALCDLEYVEDSAAETDMNVVMTEDGRMIEVQGTAEGEPFSHEELLTLLALARGGIETIVQAQKAALID; encoded by the coding sequence ATGCGCCCAACAGGCCGAAGTGCACAGCAAGTACGCCCCCTCAAATTAACCCGTCATTACACGAAACACGCCGAAGGTTCCGTTTTGGTCGAATTTGGCGACACCAAAGTGTTATGCAATGCCACGGTAGAAGAGGGTGTCCCGCGCTTTCTGAAAGGCCAGGGGCAAGGATGGGTCACCGCCGAATACGGCATGCTGCCGCGTGCGACGCACAGCCGCAACGCCCGCGAAGCCGCTAAAGGCAAACAGGGCGGGCGCACGCTGGAGATTCAGCGCCTGATTGCGCGCTCCCTGCGTGCGGCAATCGACCTGAAAGTGCTCGGCGAATACACTATTACGCTCGACTGCGACGTCTTGCAGGCGGACGGCGGTACGCGTACGGCGTCTATCACTGGTGCCTGCGTGGCGCTGGCCGATGCGCTGAACCAAATGGTTGCCAACGGCAAGCTGAAGAAGAACCCGATGAAAGGTATGGTCGCGGCGGTTTCCGTCGGTATCGTTAATGGCGAAGCGCTGTGCGATCTGGAATACGTGGAAGATTCCGCCGCTGAAACCGACATGAATGTGGTGATGACCGAAGATGGCCGCATGATTGAAGTGCAGGGGACTGCCGAAGGCGAGCCGTTCAGCCACGAAGAATTACTCACCCTACTGGCTCTGGCCCGAGGGGGAATCGAGACCATCGTTCAGGCGCAGAAAGCGGCCTTAATTGATTGA
- the ycjG gene encoding L-Ala-D/L-Glu epimerase → MRHMQIETVNLPLARPMAAENGTRRAVTVIRVALEEKGFIGQGECTPVAHYGESADSVCRQLSAIREAIEHGLTIEQLQKDLAPGAARNALDCALWRLNTALEKQTLWQRLGIYPPTSVVCAQTLALDSVEKMAAAASNAVSHGALLLKIKLDRELILEKVAAIRAAAPNAKLIIDARASWSGLDLHSLSTALLPYQVAMIEQPLPVGKDEDLQRFSHPIPICADESCRHSGDIVGLRRRYDMINIKLDKCGGLTEALAMVREAHFHGLRIMVGCTLGSSMAMEAALPVAADAEHVDLDGPIWLAADSSPYLTYNLGRIWL, encoded by the coding sequence ATGCGGCATATGCAAATTGAAACCGTCAATCTGCCACTAGCCCGTCCTATGGCGGCTGAGAACGGTACGCGTCGCGCGGTTACCGTTATCCGTGTCGCGCTAGAAGAAAAAGGATTTATTGGACAAGGTGAATGTACGCCTGTCGCCCATTATGGCGAGTCCGCCGACAGCGTATGTCGCCAGCTCTCAGCGATCCGTGAGGCAATAGAACACGGCCTGACCATCGAACAACTCCAGAAAGACTTAGCGCCAGGTGCGGCCAGAAATGCATTGGACTGCGCGCTGTGGCGACTCAACACCGCATTGGAAAAACAAACGCTGTGGCAGCGTCTTGGCATTTATCCCCCTACATCCGTGGTCTGTGCGCAAACGTTGGCGCTTGATAGCGTGGAGAAAATGGCCGCCGCCGCATCCAATGCTGTTTCCCACGGCGCCCTGCTGCTGAAAATTAAACTGGATCGCGAACTGATTCTGGAGAAAGTCGCCGCCATTCGTGCCGCCGCGCCCAACGCCAAATTGATTATCGACGCAAGAGCAAGCTGGAGCGGACTGGATTTACATAGCCTGTCCACAGCCCTGCTGCCTTATCAGGTCGCCATGATCGAGCAACCGCTTCCTGTCGGTAAGGACGAAGATTTGCAGCGTTTTTCCCACCCGATTCCCATCTGTGCGGATGAAAGCTGCCGCCACAGCGGTGACATCGTCGGGTTACGCCGTCGTTACGACATGATCAACATCAAGCTGGACAAATGCGGCGGACTGACCGAAGCACTGGCAATGGTGCGTGAGGCTCACTTTCACGGACTGCGCATTATGGTCGGCTGCACGCTGGGCTCATCAATGGCGATGGAAGCCGCCCTGCCTGTCGCAGCCGATGCTGAACATGTCGATCTCGACGGCCCTATTTGGCTGGCCGCTGACAGCTCGCCTTATCTGACCTATAACCTTGGCCGAATCTGGCTATGA